The Streptomyces venezuelae genomic interval CAGGTGCGACCACATGCGGCCGTGGCCCGGCCAGGTCGGCGGGTCGATGTAGAGGCTCACGCGGGGTCTCCTTCGGGTCGGCGGCTCACACGGGGACGCCCTCCGGCCGGCAGGCTCGGGCGGAGGCTCCCTCCGGCCGGCAGGCTCACGTCAGACCGCCCACCCGCGCGACCACCACTCCCTGCTTGCCGCAGACCCAGTGCGGGTCCGGGCCCAGTTCCGGTTCCACGTCGAGGGCGTGCGGGTCGCCCGAGGAGCAGACCGGGCAGAGCGGCCAGCGCCCGTACCGTTCGAGCAGGGCGTCCTGGACGTCCTGCGCGACGAGCCCCGCGACGTACTCCACCCCTTCGGGCCACTGCTCGACCCACCAGCGACGGTGGGTCACCGACTCCTCCACCATCGACACGACCTCGGCGGCGGCCACCTCTCGGGCCACCAGGTCGGCCATCACCAGCGCGCGAGCAGTGTGCAGCGCCTGCTCCACCGGGTCGATCTCGTCCATGCACTCATTGTCACCCGGCACCGCGGAAGGACGAAGGTCCCGTCCGTTTCCGGGACCGACCCGGGACCGAAGGGGTCTTGTCGACCCACCCACCCGAAAGTATCTTTCAGATGTGACCAATGAAGTGAAGGAAAGTTTCACGAGCGACGCGCCCCCCGCGCCCGCCGCCCTCGCGGCCAAGGTGCGGACCCTCGCACCCTCCATGACCCGCTCGATGCAGCGGGTCGCCGAAGCCGTCGCCGGCGACCCGGCCGGCTGCGCCGCCCTCACGGTCACCGGCCTCGCCGAGCTCACCGGCACCAGTGAGGCGACCGTCGTCCGCACCGCCCGGCTCCTCGGCTACCCCGGCTACCGCGACCTGCGCCTCGCCCTCGCCGGCCTCGCCGCGCAGCAGCAGTCCGGCCGCGCACCCGCCGTCACCGCCGACATCGCAGTCGACGACCCGGTGGCCGACGTCGTCGCCAAGCTGGCCTACGACGAGCAGCAGACCCTCGCCGACACCGCCGCCGGACTCGACACCGTCCAGCTCGGCGCCGCCGTCACCGCCCTCGCCGCCGCCCGCCGCGTCGACATCTACGGCGTCGGCGCCTCCGGCCTCGTCGCCCAGGACCTCGCCCAGAAACTGCTCCGCATCGGCCTGATCGCCCACGCCCACAGCGACCCGCACCTCGCCGTCACCAACGCCGTGCAGCTCCGCTCCGGCGACGTCGCCATCGCGATCACGCACTCCGGCTCCACCGGCGACGTCATAGAACCGCTGCGGGTCGCCTTCGACCACGGCGCCACCACGGTCGCGATCACCGGCCGCCCGGACGGCCCGGTCACGCAGTACGCCGACCACGTCCTGACCACCTCCACCGCCCGCGAGAGCGAACTGCGCCCCGCGGCCATGTCGTCCCGCACCAGCCAACTCCTGGTCGTGGACTGTCTGTTCACCTGTGTCACCCAGCGTACGTACGAGACGGCGGCCCCTGCCCTCGCCGCCTCGTACGAAGCCCTCGCCCACCGCCACTCGCCCCGGACCCGCTGACACCCCCCGGTCAGCCGAGCGTCACACGTCGACCGCCAACGACGCCGACGACGTCCACGCACCGAAAGAGCAGCCCATGCCCACTTCCACGTACTCCGAGCTCCGCGCCCAGCTGGCCACCCTCACCACCGAGGCGTTCCGTCCCGAGCTCGCGGAGATCGACCGGCTCCCGACGCTGGAGATCGCCCGGACCATGAACGGCGAGGACCGGACCGTCCCCGCCGCCGTCGCCCGCGAGCTCCCCGCCATCGCCGCCGCGATCGACGCGACGGCCGAGCGCATGGCCCGCGGCGGCCGGCTGATCTACCTGGGCGCCGGCACCGCGGGCCGCCTCGGCGTCCTCGACGCCAGCGAGTGCCCGCCCACCTTCAACACCGACCCCTCCCAGGTCCTCGGCCTGATCGCGGGCGGCCCCGCCGCGATGGTCCAGGCCGTCGAGGGCGCCGAGGACTCCAAGGAACTCGCGGTGGAGGACCTCACCGCGCTCGGCCTCACCGGGAACGACACCGTGGTCGGCATCTCCGCCTCCGGCCGCACGCCGTACGCCATCGGCGCCGTCGAACACGCCCGCGCGCTCGGGGCGTTGACCATCGGCCTGTCCTGCAACGCGGGCAGCGCGCTCGCCGCCGCCGCCGAGCACGGCATCGAGGTCGTCCCCGGCCCCGAGCTCCTCACCGGCTCCACCCGCCTCAAGGCCGGCACCGCCCAGAAGCTCGTCCTCAACATGATCTCGACCATCACGATGATCCGCCTCGGCAAGACCTACGGAAACCTGATGGTCGACGTCCGCGCCTCCAACGACAAGCTCCAGGCCCGCTCGCGGCGGATCGTCGCCCTGGCCACCGGCGCCCCGGACGAGCAGATCGAGGCCGCCCTCACCGCCGCCGACGGCGAGGTGAAGAACGCGATCCTCATGATCCTCGCCGACGTCGACGCCCCCACCGCCGCGCGCCGGCTCACGGTCTCCCAGGGCCACCTGCGTGCGGCGCTGCACGCGACCGAGCCCACCGCGTAATCCGTCCCCGGGATCCCCGCACAGCAAGGCCCACCGCACCATGAGCACAGGAGCTCCTGGAGGAGTTCGGCGTGGACACGGAAGCCCTGACGTACGAGAAGGGCCCGGGCGGCGACAGGCACCCGGGCCCTCCCCGTACCGTCAGCGGCAGAGCACGTCCCCGGACGGCCGCACGCCCTCGGTCAGATAGCGGGTCACCGCCGCGTCACCGCAGGCGTTGCCGTTGCCGAGGTAGACCCCGTGCCCGCCGTGGTCGACCGAGACGAGACGGGCCCGGTCGCCGAGCGCCGCCCGCATCCTCAGTCCGTTGGCGTAGGGCGTCGAGGGGTCGCGGAGGTTCTGGATCATGAGGATGTTGGAAGGCCCCCGGTCGGTGATCCGGACCGGCTTCTCCACGGCCCCGCCCTTCCAGAAGGAGCAGGGCGTGATGTTCGCCGGCATCCCGGCCGTCAGCGGGAACCGCGCCCGGTCCTTCGCCACGGCCCGCTCGTACGCCGGCACGGACGCGGGCCAGTTCACGTCGTTGCAGATCACGCCGACGGTGATGGCCGCGGCGTCGTCCGGCAGCGCGCCCGCCAGCTCACGCGGCAGCAGCGGCCGGCCCTCCGGGTCGAGCGCCTCCGTCACGAGCTGCCCGAAGGCCGGGAAGAACGCGTCGGAATAGAGGGCGAGGTGGAACGCCTGGAGCAGCATCGCTCCCGTCAGCGGAGGCCCGGCCTTCACGGGCTCGCCCGGCGCCCCGGGGATCACCGAGGCGTGCGGCTCGCGGTCGAGCCGGGCCGCCAGATCCATGAGCACACCCCGTACGTCCTCGGGGCGCTCCGCGAGCCGCAGCCCCTCGTCCGCCCGGTCCGGGTGGGCCGCCCAGGCGGCGAAGTCCGGGAGCCGGTCCTCGGCACCCTGCGCCATGCCCTCCAGCCAGCCCCGGGCCACCCGCTTCGGGTCGGGGTCGTTGCTGCTGTCGAGCACCCAACGGTCGGTCCGGTGCGGGTACTTCTCCGCGTAGGCGGCCGCCACGTACGTCCCGTACGACACGCTCCACGCCGACAGCTTCCGCTCGCCGAGCGCCTGCCGCAGCCGCTCCAGGTCCCGCACCTGGTTCGCCGTCGTCAGCCCGCGCAGCATGGCGCCGCCGTTGCGGGCGCAGGCCTCGGCGATCCGCTTCGAGCGGGCGACGTTCTCGTCGATCGCGCCGTCGGCACCGGGCCACGAGCGCAGCGTCATCATCCACCGGTCGCCCTCGTCGAGCCCGCACGAGGCCTTGGCGGAGCCGCCGATCCCCCGCGGGTCGAAGGCCACGAGGTCGTACGCCCCGGCCGTCTCCTTCGCCAGCGCGGCACCCTTCTGCGCCAGCCGCTGCACCCCGGAGCTGCCGGGCCCGCCGGGGATCACCATCAGGGTCCCGCGCCGCGCCTCGGGCCGCGTGCCGGGCAGCCGGGAGACGGCGAGCCCGATCTGCTCGCCGTGGGGATCGGCGTAGTCCAGGGGCACGGAGAGCGTGGCGCACCGCTGCCCGGGCAGCGGCTTCACCGCCGGCGAGCAGTCTCCCCAGACCAGCCCGGCCCCGGCCTCGGCGGCAGCGGCGGTGGCGCCGCCCCCGGTGAGGGCGGCACCGGCGACGGCGGCGGCGGAGAGGGCGAGCAGCAGGGCCTTGCGTCCACGGTTCGTTGTCATGCGCACAGCCTCGCGGAACGGCCCCGCGGCCCCCATCCGGGAGACCGGCGGGTCCGGGGTGGGGCCAACCCCCGGGTGTCCGCGTCTGGTTGGCTCGAGCCATGAGCGCGCGTGACGTGTACGGGACCCGCCCGGAGGACATCGCCGAGGTCCTGGGCCTCCTGGGAGAGGACGTCCTGCTCCTCTCGTACGAGGAGCAGCGGCGGTTCGCCTCGGTGAGCCTCAACCGGTTCGGGGCCATCGGCTCCGCCCGGCTGGACTGGCACGGGGCGGACGTCGTCGAGCGGCACGACGGTTTCGACGGGGAGGCACTGGCTTCCCTCCTCGGTGCCCACGCCGGACCCGACGAACTCGTGGTCGTCTTCTGGGACGACCTCGCGGTCCCCTCGATCGCCCTGCCGGCATCCCTGGCGGCGCGGCACGCCGAGGCGATCCTCTGGGTGGGCTACGCCTGCTGGTTCCTCCTCACGGACAGCGGGATGGTGATCGAGTTCCAGGACGGAGAAGGCCTGACGGCGGGAAGGCCACCGGCCGACGGGCCTGGTGGGACTGACGGGACCGGCGAGGCCACCGGCTGACGCACACCCCGCCGACACGGGGAACCCGGTGGCGCCGGCACCGCCGCCGGGAGATCATCCCCGCCATGACCACCACCACCGCCACCACGACCGGCTCGACCGCCACCACCGGCTCGACCACCACGCCCCACGCATCCGCCTCCGGCACCTGGACCCTCGGCGGTGATCTCACCGTCAACCGGATCGGCTTCGGCGCCATGCGGCTGCCCCAGCGCGGCGAGGCCCTCGTCGAGAACGCCGTACCGAGGGACCGCGACAGCGCGATCGCCGTCCTGCGCAAGGCCGTCGAGCTCGGGGTGAACCACATCGACACGGCCGCCTTCTACTTCTCGCCGCTCCGCTCCGCGAACGAGCTGATCAACAGCGCCTTCGGCGGCGCCTACCCCGACGACCTCGTCATCGCCACCAAGGTCGGCCCCTGCCGCGACGCCTCCGGCGCCTGGAGCACGCACGCGCGCACCCCCGCCGCCCTGCGCGGCCAGGTCGAGGAGAACCTGCGCCAGCTCGGCCGCGACCACCTCGACGTCGTCAACCTCCGTATCGTCGGCACCGATTCGATCGCCGAGCGCTTCGGCGCCCTCGCCGAGCTCCGCGAGGCGGGTCTCATCCGCCATCTCGGCGTCTCCAACATCACCCCCGAGCAGCTCGCCGAGGCGCAGGCCGTCGCCCCCGTCGTCTGCGTCCAGAACATGTACGGGATCGGCGTCCGCCCCGAGTACGAGGACTTCGTCCGTCTCTGCGGCGAACAGGGCATCGCCTTCGTGCCCTTCTACGCGATCGCCGCGGCCGGCCGGCAGGGCGGCGCCACCGCCCCCGAGAGCCCCGAGGTGCTCGCCGTCGCCGAGGCCCACGGGGCGAGCGCCGCCCAGGTCCGCATCGCCTGGACCCTCCACCAGGGGCCCCACATGCTCGCCATCCCCGGCACCGGCGACCCCGCCCACCTCGCCGCCAACGTCGAGGCGGGCGCCCTCCGCCTGACTCCGGAGGACCTGACCCTGCTGAACGACCTCCACCACGCGCCTGAGGCAGGCTGACCCCATGACGACCTCACCGAACTCCCCGCACATCGCCGCCGACCTGGCCCCCACCGGCACCCTGCGCGCCTCGATCAACCTCGGGAACCCGGTCCTCGCGCAGGGCACGCCCGACGCCCCCTCGGGCATCACGGTCGACCTGGCCCGGGAGTTCGGGGCGCGGCTCGGCCTGCCCGTGGAGCTGCTCTGCTTCGACGCGGCGCGCAAGTCGTTCGAGGCGATGGCGGAGGGGCGCGCCGACCTCTGCTTCCTCGCCGTCGACCCGGCGCGCGAGAAGGAGGTCGCCTTCACCGCGCCGTACGTCGTCATCGAGGGCGTGTACGCGGTCCCGCGCGACTCCGGCCTCACCACCGTCGAGGAGGTGGACGCCCCCGGCGTCCGGATCGGCGTCAAGCAGGGCTCGGCGTACGACCTGTTCCTCTCCCGCTCCCTCGCGCACGCGACGGTCGTACGCGGCGACGAGGGCGTCGACGTGTTCCGCGCCGAGGGCCTGGAGGCGGGCGCGGGCATCCGGCAGCCGATGACCGCGTACGCCGCCGCGCACCCGGACGTCCGGCTGATCGAAGGCCGCTTCATGGAGATCCGCCAAGCGGTCGGGACGACCGTCGGCCGCCGCCCCGAGACGATCGCGTTCCTCCGCGAGACGATCGAGACCCTGAAGACGAACGGCTTCGTCACCGCCTCCCTCCACCGCGCGGGCCAGGACCCGGCACTCGTGGCCCCGTAGGCAAGCGGAAGGGCCCGGCCGCAGGACTTCCCTGCCGGCCGGGCCCTCCTCGGGCACGCGCGCGTACTAGTACAGCCCCTTGAAGCCGCTCCAGCCGCTGGTTCCGATCAC includes:
- a CDS encoding MurR/RpiR family transcriptional regulator translates to MTNEVKESFTSDAPPAPAALAAKVRTLAPSMTRSMQRVAEAVAGDPAGCAALTVTGLAELTGTSEATVVRTARLLGYPGYRDLRLALAGLAAQQQSGRAPAVTADIAVDDPVADVVAKLAYDEQQTLADTAAGLDTVQLGAAVTALAAARRVDIYGVGASGLVAQDLAQKLLRIGLIAHAHSDPHLAVTNAVQLRSGDVAIAITHSGSTGDVIEPLRVAFDHGATTVAITGRPDGPVTQYADHVLTTSTARESELRPAAMSSRTSQLLVVDCLFTCVTQRTYETAAPALAASYEALAHRHSPRTR
- the murQ gene encoding N-acetylmuramic acid 6-phosphate etherase, whose amino-acid sequence is MPTSTYSELRAQLATLTTEAFRPELAEIDRLPTLEIARTMNGEDRTVPAAVARELPAIAAAIDATAERMARGGRLIYLGAGTAGRLGVLDASECPPTFNTDPSQVLGLIAGGPAAMVQAVEGAEDSKELAVEDLTALGLTGNDTVVGISASGRTPYAIGAVEHARALGALTIGLSCNAGSALAAAAEHGIEVVPGPELLTGSTRLKAGTAQKLVLNMISTITMIRLGKTYGNLMVDVRASNDKLQARSRRIVALATGAPDEQIEAALTAADGEVKNAILMILADVDAPTAARRLTVSQGHLRAALHATEPTA
- a CDS encoding alpha/beta hydrolase; the protein is MTTNRGRKALLLALSAAAVAGAALTGGGATAAAAEAGAGLVWGDCSPAVKPLPGQRCATLSVPLDYADPHGEQIGLAVSRLPGTRPEARRGTLMVIPGGPGSSGVQRLAQKGAALAKETAGAYDLVAFDPRGIGGSAKASCGLDEGDRWMMTLRSWPGADGAIDENVARSKRIAEACARNGGAMLRGLTTANQVRDLERLRQALGERKLSAWSVSYGTYVAAAYAEKYPHRTDRWVLDSSNDPDPKRVARGWLEGMAQGAEDRLPDFAAWAAHPDRADEGLRLAERPEDVRGVLMDLAARLDREPHASVIPGAPGEPVKAGPPLTGAMLLQAFHLALYSDAFFPAFGQLVTEALDPEGRPLLPRELAGALPDDAAAITVGVICNDVNWPASVPAYERAVAKDRARFPLTAGMPANITPCSFWKGGAVEKPVRITDRGPSNILMIQNLRDPSTPYANGLRMRAALGDRARLVSVDHGGHGVYLGNGNACGDAAVTRYLTEGVRPSGDVLCR
- a CDS encoding aldo/keto reductase, whose protein sequence is MTTTTATTTGSTATTGSTTTPHASASGTWTLGGDLTVNRIGFGAMRLPQRGEALVENAVPRDRDSAIAVLRKAVELGVNHIDTAAFYFSPLRSANELINSAFGGAYPDDLVIATKVGPCRDASGAWSTHARTPAALRGQVEENLRQLGRDHLDVVNLRIVGTDSIAERFGALAELREAGLIRHLGVSNITPEQLAEAQAVAPVVCVQNMYGIGVRPEYEDFVRLCGEQGIAFVPFYAIAAAGRQGGATAPESPEVLAVAEAHGASAAQVRIAWTLHQGPHMLAIPGTGDPAHLAANVEAGALRLTPEDLTLLNDLHHAPEAG
- a CDS encoding transporter substrate-binding domain-containing protein; amino-acid sequence: MTTSPNSPHIAADLAPTGTLRASINLGNPVLAQGTPDAPSGITVDLAREFGARLGLPVELLCFDAARKSFEAMAEGRADLCFLAVDPAREKEVAFTAPYVVIEGVYAVPRDSGLTTVEEVDAPGVRIGVKQGSAYDLFLSRSLAHATVVRGDEGVDVFRAEGLEAGAGIRQPMTAYAAAHPDVRLIEGRFMEIRQAVGTTVGRRPETIAFLRETIETLKTNGFVTASLHRAGQDPALVAP